A single window of Chloroflexota bacterium DNA harbors:
- a CDS encoding carboxypeptidase regulatory-like domain-containing protein has translation MPKALRLVVALSVVVFLFVALAGLVAESPSVAQVEATADGSVSVQTQVGDPQALDPFTRLPPEDPPYTKSEPIFNPQLLQAPVKDSVTWNPLFMSEFETLDGNQALGLYKQIHAGTTNATEKVWFRMWYEPWHWDKDVNANGVLDLHPTAQMPYTQSKGTRYDEWYPAVMQEFTYMLMEPKLVSQKPEPLAGPVDHSLGGTSFVFPVGIRQDQLTSPIGEGLTNLDADDDGVPDIVHVESELTLFDLTKIAADFNGNSRIDPLDRDTIELNGNELVIFRLDSKALYQGSRVRFLDYWMMVDAVYERSADIRVWYTGDTITDLMTGYRTKTIGVGDMLLCGRVGPLQQIRAVANGGSGTNMCDFPTGPFFIYLENIDAAEGRARLIVGRALGATWSGMEDSPGQPDLRQGDPWFLKRFYVDGHEYNVVAIKTENGAGVGIDRQCTLDADGDRVIDSDLWPPPVDPTRFKFITIRTPVPKTSSYEDIGGGYVIDQHSVRLQSYAAGQHLSVMPPYNYPHYILLDIQAITDSFTCSEEDVQYLGPLVEAPPVEYSYVAEDKNWQFLGELKEKYGDHAQDEFWYVEQFHTLPWEYTEFVLPDVRPDRTDDLYLVTSAFLAPQSEAVLWTQDVSANTTLAYHLHWDAQKQCWVRDASVNTMPQGWKPRLKFWFDPADSGRNWKYKTNYERGGGLRLYGFRNEGPGDKGVVDPGSRTLTPSYPVEVLPYTNSWAPFNPQLPQAPPKDSLTFNPAYMDRYNYSEGDELVSLYRQLSIREHDAREKVFLRMWYEPEYLDKILRVSSSAPYVPTQVYTFPALMQEFTYMYLDTRDQPASAQPGSSSFAFPIATNLTQLPMPDPTTGDLPPPLLPSFGYGLTTFDANFDGFPEAVQIHSEKSLATLTHIYADFNGDGLIGMLDKDDTVLNGNEMLIFALESIRLQRGQSVQLLDHMITLDNISPGTAELQFWYTGGGLHALGGGQYSLHPDKIGSPVTLRTGQMAIADGTRRLVRVLPASGNLGRTDGAWFVFVNDVYSEPWTSPAEEYVSVIIGRALGCTHSAMDNARGGHDLQPGDPWYLKRFFVDGHEYNVVAIYTARARQTNPGDETYEFKYITIRTPVPKVNFVNYEDSQKLEGYYPITGPVVSVLPPFNYAHTEVEDIQAFPEKESEVFVFGNALFQDEDCRGGLFPGAIPPYEIRILYEDREPQFFGELKEKYNDDTRRELWQTEQWHTLPDQYTELQLPIIQQPEGWQYLYLLTSDWESEQSRVYYYGCPDYSQNQLHAWNMAIPATNMVITGTGQTFFNASVWQRLRVKFLYDPTDQDDIYVNRLDGYNTLRVYGSGIHSVRTWGVPAPTPTPTPTRTPTLTPTPTLVPGPTGSISGTVRLYARTNHSGAIVSAGSVSAVTGSDGRFVLSGVPVGTYSVMAAMPGYLYALEPGVVVTAGMTTPLRTVQLLGGDACGPGEIPPDCVVNLYDMVFIARRYGTCPPSDPRADINANGQVDIFDLVAAGWAYGKSCPQPWVSPPSGASLAAALATLFVSPAYQSGLEVDDLLTVTLELQDVHNLYGVDAQLEFNPDVLEVVDSDPFKEGVQITRGTFPDPAQGAVSAEEADNTEGLVRYAISLADPAPPAEGSGTLCSITFRAKAHGYSRLHPSSVQLVEATSGASMPVVAVGGSVYVGPTNMLYLPLVLKSGVPR, from the coding sequence ATGCCCAAGGCACTAAGACTTGTAGTTGCATTGAGCGTTGTCGTTTTTTTATTTGTAGCACTGGCTGGACTCGTTGCAGAATCGCCCTCCGTTGCCCAGGTGGAGGCCACGGCCGATGGAAGCGTTTCTGTCCAGACCCAAGTGGGAGATCCTCAGGCACTAGATCCTTTCACCAGATTGCCCCCCGAAGACCCTCCGTACACCAAATCCGAACCCATCTTTAACCCTCAACTCCTCCAAGCCCCGGTCAAGGACTCGGTGACCTGGAATCCGCTTTTTATGTCCGAGTTCGAGACCTTAGATGGCAACCAGGCTCTTGGTCTGTACAAGCAGATCCACGCAGGCACGACCAATGCGACGGAGAAGGTGTGGTTCCGGATGTGGTACGAACCGTGGCACTGGGATAAGGATGTGAACGCGAATGGCGTGCTCGATCTCCACCCCACAGCGCAGATGCCCTACACGCAGAGCAAGGGCACGAGGTATGACGAATGGTATCCAGCCGTGATGCAGGAATTCACCTACATGCTCATGGAGCCCAAACTCGTGTCGCAGAAGCCGGAACCGCTGGCTGGCCCGGTAGATCATAGTTTGGGTGGCACTAGCTTCGTCTTCCCGGTTGGGATTCGCCAGGACCAATTGACAAGTCCAATTGGTGAGGGGCTGACCAACCTGGATGCCGATGATGATGGTGTACCAGACATTGTGCACGTGGAAAGCGAGTTGACCCTGTTCGATCTGACCAAGATCGCCGCTGACTTCAATGGAAATAGCCGAATTGACCCATTGGATAGAGATACGATTGAATTGAATGGGAATGAGCTGGTCATTTTCCGCTTGGATAGCAAAGCGCTCTATCAAGGGAGTAGAGTGCGGTTCTTGGACTACTGGATGATGGTTGATGCTGTGTATGAGCGCAGTGCTGATATCCGAGTTTGGTATACAGGCGACACAATCACGGATCTAATGACGGGTTATCGCACGAAAACCATAGGTGTCGGGGATATGCTCCTGTGCGGGCGTGTGGGGCCTCTGCAGCAAATCCGGGCGGTGGCTAACGGCGGGTCAGGCACGAACATGTGCGACTTCCCCACCGGCCCCTTCTTCATCTACCTGGAGAACATAGATGCAGCAGAGGGTAGAGCGCGCTTGATTGTAGGGCGTGCCTTGGGTGCTACCTGGAGCGGCATGGAAGACTCACCTGGTCAGCCAGATTTGCGGCAAGGGGACCCATGGTTCCTCAAACGTTTCTATGTGGATGGTCATGAATACAATGTTGTGGCGATCAAGACGGAAAACGGCGCGGGGGTGGGCATTGACCGCCAGTGCACGCTGGATGCGGACGGCGATAGGGTCATTGACTCTGACCTGTGGCCACCACCTGTAGATCCCACGCGGTTCAAATTCATCACTATCCGCACGCCGGTTCCTAAGACGAGCAGTTACGAGGATATAGGCGGGGGGTATGTCATCGATCAGCATTCGGTGCGCTTGCAGTCTTACGCAGCAGGGCAGCACCTGTCGGTAATGCCACCTTACAATTATCCGCACTATATTCTTTTGGACATACAAGCGATCACGGATTCCTTTACCTGCAGCGAGGAAGATGTGCAATACCTAGGACCTCTCGTAGAGGCGCCTCCGGTCGAGTACTCCTACGTGGCGGAGGACAAGAACTGGCAGTTCTTGGGCGAGCTCAAGGAGAAGTATGGAGATCACGCCCAGGACGAGTTTTGGTACGTAGAACAATTCCACACCTTGCCATGGGAGTATACGGAATTCGTCCTGCCTGATGTGCGTCCTGATCGTACAGATGACCTCTATCTCGTGACAAGTGCTTTCCTCGCTCCACAAAGCGAAGCGGTGCTGTGGACGCAAGATGTGTCAGCCAATACTACCCTGGCCTATCACCTGCACTGGGATGCACAGAAGCAATGCTGGGTGCGCGATGCAAGCGTGAACACCATGCCCCAGGGCTGGAAGCCGCGCCTCAAGTTCTGGTTCGATCCCGCTGACAGCGGAAGGAACTGGAAGTACAAGACCAACTATGAGCGAGGAGGTGGCTTACGCCTCTACGGCTTCCGCAACGAAGGTCCTGGCGACAAGGGTGTTGTGGACCCAGGCTCACGTACACTCACACCTAGCTATCCGGTGGAAGTCTTGCCCTATACGAATTCCTGGGCGCCTTTCAATCCACAATTGCCACAGGCACCGCCCAAGGACTCGCTGACCTTCAACCCGGCTTACATGGATAGGTACAACTACAGCGAGGGCGATGAGCTGGTGAGCCTATACAGGCAGCTCTCCATCCGCGAGCACGATGCGCGCGAAAAGGTTTTCCTGCGCATGTGGTACGAGCCGGAGTATCTGGACAAGATCCTGAGGGTGAGTTCGAGCGCGCCGTACGTGCCCACCCAGGTCTATACCTTCCCGGCGCTGATGCAGGAATTCACCTACATGTACCTGGATACCCGCGACCAGCCTGCTAGTGCGCAGCCGGGTTCCAGCTCCTTTGCTTTCCCGATAGCCACTAATCTAACCCAACTGCCCATGCCCGATCCTACTACTGGGGATTTACCACCCCCATTATTGCCCAGCTTTGGGTATGGCCTGACCACTTTTGATGCCAACTTCGACGGCTTCCCCGAGGCGGTGCAGATTCACAGTGAGAAATCCTTGGCTACTCTGACGCATATCTATGCCGATTTCAACGGCGATGGGCTGATCGGCATGCTGGATAAAGACGATACCGTCCTGAACGGCAATGAGATGCTCATCTTTGCTCTGGAATCCATCCGCTTACAGCGTGGGCAGAGTGTGCAGCTCCTGGATCACATGATCACCTTGGACAATATTTCACCTGGCACCGCGGAGTTGCAGTTCTGGTACACGGGTGGTGGCTTGCATGCATTGGGTGGCGGACAGTATTCGCTACATCCGGATAAAATTGGCTCGCCGGTTACTTTGCGAACAGGGCAAATGGCTATTGCCGATGGGACGAGGCGACTGGTACGGGTTCTGCCTGCAAGTGGCAACCTTGGCAGGACGGATGGAGCTTGGTTCGTCTTCGTCAACGATGTATACAGTGAACCTTGGACGTCTCCAGCAGAAGAGTATGTTTCTGTCATTATTGGGCGGGCGCTAGGTTGCACACACAGTGCTATGGACAATGCCCGTGGTGGGCATGATCTGCAGCCGGGCGATCCCTGGTACCTGAAGCGCTTTTTCGTGGATGGGCATGAGTACAATGTAGTGGCAATCTATACTGCACGAGCGCGCCAGACTAACCCTGGTGATGAGACCTACGAGTTCAAGTACATCACCATCCGCACGCCAGTGCCGAAGGTCAACTTTGTTAACTACGAGGATTCGCAGAAGTTGGAGGGTTACTATCCAATTACAGGCCCAGTGGTGTCAGTTTTGCCACCGTTCAACTATGCTCACACAGAAGTGGAGGATATCCAAGCATTTCCTGAGAAAGAATCCGAGGTGTTTGTCTTTGGCAATGCGCTTTTCCAAGATGAGGATTGCCGCGGAGGCCTGTTCCCGGGGGCAATACCGCCTTATGAGATCCGTATCCTCTACGAGGATAGGGAGCCGCAGTTCTTCGGCGAGCTGAAGGAAAAATACAATGACGATACCCGGAGAGAACTGTGGCAGACCGAGCAGTGGCACACGCTGCCCGACCAGTACACGGAATTGCAGTTACCTATCATACAACAGCCTGAGGGCTGGCAGTACCTGTATCTGCTCACCAGCGATTGGGAGTCGGAGCAGAGCCGCGTCTACTACTACGGATGCCCAGATTACAGCCAGAATCAACTGCATGCCTGGAATATGGCTATCCCTGCGACCAACATGGTGATAACGGGCACTGGCCAAACTTTCTTCAATGCCAGTGTGTGGCAGCGGCTGCGGGTCAAGTTCCTGTACGACCCTACAGACCAGGATGACATCTATGTGAACAGGCTAGATGGATACAATACCCTGCGTGTGTACGGCAGCGGCATCCACAGTGTGCGAACGTGGGGCGTGCCGGCGCCGACACCGACGCCCACACCTACACGTACGCCGACTCTTACGCCCACGCCGACGCTTGTGCCTGGCCCGACAGGCAGCATCAGTGGCACGGTCAGGCTGTATGCCCGCACAAACCACAGCGGCGCAATCGTGAGCGCCGGATCAGTAAGCGCAGTCACTGGTAGCGATGGGCGCTTTGTCCTCTCTGGAGTTCCAGTCGGTACCTACAGTGTTATGGCTGCCATGCCTGGTTACCTGTATGCTTTGGAACCAGGTGTAGTAGTAACGGCAGGCATGACCACTCCTCTGCGCACTGTGCAGTTGCTGGGTGGTGATGCATGCGGGCCGGGCGAGATTCCTCCGGATTGCGTGGTCAATTTGTATGACATGGTCTTCATCGCTAGGAGGTATGGTACCTGCCCACCCAGTGACCCGCGCGCAGACATCAACGCCAATGGGCAAGTAGATATCTTCGATTTGGTTGCAGCAGGATGGGCCTATGGTAAGTCTTGTCCTCAGCCTTGGGTGTCACCGCCATCGGGTGCTTCGCTGGCGGCAGCACTAGCCACTTTGTTCGTTTCACCAGCGTATCAAAGCGGCCTAGAGGTGGACGATCTGCTCACGGTTACCTTGGAATTGCAGGATGTCCACAATCTCTATGGCGTGGACGCGCAACTGGAATTCAACCCTGATGTATTGGAAGTTGTGGATTCCGATCCATTCAAAGAAGGGGTGCAGATTACGCGCGGGACGTTCCCTGATCCGGCGCAAGGGGCTGTGTCAGCGGAGGAAGCAGACAATACCGAAGGACTGGTGCGCTATGCAATAAGTCTAGCCGATCCTGCACCGCCTGCCGAGGGCAGTGGTACACTGTGCAGTATCACCTTCCGCGCCAAGGCTCATGGGTATAGCCGGTTGCATCCTAGTTCTGTGCAATTGGTAGAGGCAACGAGCGGTGCTTCTATGCCGGTGGTGGCCGTTGGTGGCTCGGTTTACGTCGGACCAACGAATATGCTTTACCTACCGCTTGTCTTAAAGTCGGGCGTGCCACGTTAG
- a CDS encoding LysM peptidoglycan-binding domain-containing protein, translating to MSRKINRSVLLLLVCFMLVASLPLSSALAEATIVLVDPPSSTVNLNDTFTLNIKVDTVTNLYAVDIRITFDATKLEVQDANPSLGGVQIEPGTFLNPAQGFMIQNVADNSTGKIQYAFTLLSPASAVSGTGVLARITFRAKATGTAQITFDSVTLSNDQAQPIVATPMPGSVTVLPAGTPTPTTVPTGTPVPPTATPVGTPAPTVTAVPPPAGVGFPYVVQWGDTVFGIARCFGLPPEAIIRANNLVNPNLIRVGQILIIPALPAPPPGPTMYVVQPGDNLYRISLKFHVPIEAIIAVNRIVNPWYIRAGQILIIPTGAPPVPPATRTYIVQRGDTVWSIAAMFRVTPWAIISLNNLANPNLIFVGQPLLIP from the coding sequence ATGTCCAGAAAAATTAATCGAAGTGTCCTGTTGCTGTTGGTGTGCTTCATGCTTGTAGCGTCCTTGCCGCTTTCCTCGGCTCTAGCGGAAGCAACTATTGTGCTGGTGGATCCACCGTCAAGCACAGTGAATCTGAATGATACGTTTACCCTGAACATCAAGGTGGACACCGTAACCAATCTATATGCAGTGGATATCCGCATCACCTTCGATGCGACCAAGTTGGAGGTGCAGGACGCGAATCCCAGCCTGGGTGGAGTGCAGATTGAGCCCGGGACTTTTCTCAATCCAGCGCAAGGCTTTATGATTCAGAACGTGGCGGACAATTCCACGGGTAAAATTCAATATGCCTTTACCCTACTCTCCCCTGCGTCGGCCGTGAGCGGCACGGGTGTATTGGCCCGCATTACGTTCCGGGCCAAAGCTACGGGCACTGCCCAGATTACATTTGACAGCGTGACGCTATCCAATGATCAGGCTCAGCCAATCGTTGCCACGCCGATGCCCGGGTCTGTTACAGTTCTACCAGCAGGTACGCCTACGCCCACAACAGTACCAACTGGTACGCCGGTACCACCTACTGCTACGCCTGTTGGGACCCCCGCTCCAACAGTGACGGCAGTACCACCACCTGCAGGCGTTGGTTTCCCGTATGTGGTGCAATGGGGCGATACGGTCTTTGGCATAGCACGATGCTTTGGCCTGCCGCCGGAGGCGATCATCCGCGCGAACAACTTGGTCAATCCCAACCTGATTCGTGTTGGCCAGATTCTGATCATACCCGCGCTGCCGGCACCGCCTCCAGGCCCGACCATGTACGTGGTGCAACCAGGGGATAACCTCTACCGCATCTCGCTGAAATTTCATGTGCCGATTGAGGCTATCATTGCGGTCAATCGCATTGTCAATCCCTGGTACATCCGCGCCGGTCAGATTCTGATCATCCCAACGGGTGCGCCGCCAGTTCCTCCTGCCACACGCACTTACATCGTGCAACGTGGGGATACGGTGTGGTCCATCGCGGCCATGTTCCGTGTGACGCCTTGGGCGATTATCAGCCTAAACAATCTGGCCAATCCTAACTTGATCTTTGTTGGGCAACCCTTGTTGATACCTTAG
- the mobB gene encoding molybdopterin-guanine dinucleotide biosynthesis protein B has translation MQGDRAVPVVSIVGRSNVGKTTFLERLIRELKRRGYRVGTIKHYEHDFDIDVPGKDSWRHAQAGSDVTVISSPQKMALVQRLEAELPLDQVIAVMPSVDIVLTEGYKHEKRPKIEICRGAAHELLSAERELIALVTDQPLDCVSVPQFRFDEVAGVADLLEKKYLTRASDSKPWVEGGNSSAQGDLLADRLPL, from the coding sequence ATGCAGGGCGATCGGGCTGTACCGGTTGTGTCCATTGTAGGCCGATCTAACGTGGGCAAAACCACCTTTCTGGAGAGGCTGATACGCGAGTTGAAGCGACGTGGATATCGCGTGGGCACAATCAAGCATTACGAACATGATTTTGATATTGACGTGCCGGGCAAAGATAGCTGGCGCCATGCTCAGGCTGGCAGCGATGTCACGGTCATTTCGTCGCCACAGAAAATGGCGCTCGTCCAACGTCTGGAAGCAGAATTGCCGTTAGACCAAGTGATCGCGGTTATGCCTTCGGTGGATATTGTCCTCACCGAAGGCTATAAGCACGAGAAAAGGCCCAAGATCGAGATTTGCAGAGGCGCGGCGCACGAGTTGCTTTCTGCGGAGCGCGAATTAATCGCTCTGGTCACGGATCAGCCACTCGATTGCGTGTCTGTGCCGCAATTTCGTTTCGATGAAGTGGCAGGTGTAGCTGACCTACTTGAGAAGAAGTACCTTACTAGGGCTTCAGACAGCAAACCCTGGGTGGAAGGAGGAAATAGCAGTGCCCAAGGTGATTTGTTGGCAGACAGATTGCCTCTATAA
- the hisS gene encoding histidine--tRNA ligase — MEVIQPRLPKGMRDILPRQMVLRQYVLNIVEGVFAEFGFEPLITPAVELAEILLGKYGAEAEKLIFMVQHRGGKEKLALRYDLSVPLSRVVAQYPDLPKPFRRYQIAPVWRAERPQKGRYREFWQCDADIVGSSSMLADAEIIALIYTVLRRLGFQKFVIRINDRKILTGIGQYSGVSEAQLPGLYRTIDKLDKIGLKAVRDELLENGLAEQTVDRLLALLQPTTDGRAALDDLRRELVGYPLAQEGIAELVELLDYLPSLGVIADFYRVDLAMVRGLDYYTGPIYETVVEKPRIGSITGGGRFDGLVGKFAAQGYPATGTTIGIERIIDVMEELHMLPSDVGETTVQVLVTVFSADLLQESLRLITELRSAGLRCELYYDTDPLGTQIRYALKKGIPFVVIMGPDELASAQVTLRNLPLKSQIQVARSQIAEVLQKQVEAHSAASAS; from the coding sequence ATGGAAGTGATACAACCTCGCTTACCCAAGGGCATGAGAGACATTCTGCCTCGCCAGATGGTGTTGCGCCAGTATGTGTTGAACATCGTTGAGGGAGTCTTTGCTGAATTCGGCTTTGAGCCCTTGATTACGCCGGCGGTTGAATTGGCTGAGATTTTGCTAGGCAAGTACGGTGCAGAGGCAGAGAAGCTGATTTTCATGGTGCAACATCGTGGTGGCAAGGAAAAACTTGCTCTGCGTTACGACCTATCTGTTCCTCTAAGCAGGGTAGTCGCTCAATACCCAGATTTGCCCAAACCGTTCCGTCGCTACCAAATCGCGCCAGTGTGGCGGGCAGAACGCCCCCAAAAGGGACGCTATCGGGAATTCTGGCAATGCGATGCAGATATCGTGGGTTCTTCGAGCATGTTGGCTGATGCCGAAATCATCGCTTTGATTTATACCGTGTTGCGACGGCTTGGGTTCCAGAAATTCGTCATCCGCATCAACGATCGCAAAATACTCACCGGGATTGGTCAATACTCGGGCGTGTCTGAGGCGCAATTGCCGGGGTTATACCGCACCATAGACAAATTGGACAAGATAGGACTCAAGGCAGTGCGTGATGAGTTGCTGGAGAACGGATTGGCAGAGCAAACGGTAGACCGTCTGCTTGCTCTCTTGCAACCCACAACGGATGGAAGAGCGGCACTGGATGACCTGCGCCGCGAATTAGTGGGCTATCCCCTCGCGCAAGAAGGCATTGCTGAACTTGTCGAACTGCTCGATTACTTGCCCTCTCTCGGAGTGATAGCAGACTTTTATCGAGTAGATCTGGCTATGGTCCGTGGCCTGGACTATTACACCGGCCCTATCTATGAGACAGTGGTCGAGAAACCGCGCATTGGCAGCATTACCGGGGGAGGGCGTTTCGATGGCCTGGTGGGCAAGTTTGCAGCGCAGGGCTATCCTGCTACTGGTACGACAATAGGCATAGAGCGCATCATCGATGTCATGGAGGAGCTGCACATGCTCCCCTCAGATGTGGGTGAGACAACCGTACAAGTGCTTGTGACAGTTTTCAGTGCTGACCTGCTCCAAGAATCGTTGCGCTTGATTACCGAGTTGCGCAGCGCAGGGTTGCGCTGTGAGTTGTACTATGATACAGATCCGTTAGGAACCCAGATTCGCTATGCCCTGAAGAAGGGCATCCCCTTTGTGGTGATTATGGGGCCAGATGAACTCGCTTCTGCTCAGGTTACGCTGCGCAATCTGCCGCTCAAATCGCAGATACAAGTAGCACGGTCACAAATCGCCGAGGTTCTACAGAAGCAGGTTGAAGCACATTCAGCGGCATCCGCATCCTAG
- the rnc gene encoding ribonuclease III: protein MDDLRDRLTALAPLQKGLGISFRNPLLLLQALTHSSYLNENPTCSWSDNERLEFLGDAVGDFLTAEFLYERFTHWQEGELTSVRAELVRSETLARFAQQIGLGHYLLLGHGEEQSGGRTRVTVLSDAFEALLGAIYVDQGLEAARRFFLPLLQPLVETFSTVAQWRDAKSRLQEWAQAVLHETPSYRTVREEGPDHAKQFTVEVIIGGQVRGQGTGRSKQAAEQAAAQAALEMILAPPKGANSDNQ, encoded by the coding sequence ATGGACGATCTGAGGGACAGATTGACAGCGCTTGCTCCGTTGCAGAAAGGCCTGGGCATTTCTTTTCGCAACCCATTATTGCTGCTGCAGGCGCTGACTCACTCCTCCTACTTGAACGAAAATCCCACATGCTCGTGGAGCGATAACGAGCGCCTGGAGTTTCTGGGCGATGCAGTAGGTGATTTCCTCACAGCCGAGTTTCTCTATGAGCGCTTCACCCACTGGCAGGAAGGAGAGTTGACCAGCGTGCGCGCTGAACTTGTGCGCAGCGAAACACTGGCTCGCTTTGCCCAGCAAATTGGGCTGGGGCATTATTTGCTTCTGGGACATGGTGAGGAACAAAGCGGTGGCCGCACGCGCGTTACGGTGCTCAGCGATGCCTTTGAGGCTCTGTTGGGCGCGATCTATGTGGATCAGGGACTTGAAGCGGCACGGCGGTTTTTCCTTCCCTTACTGCAACCCTTGGTGGAGACTTTTTCCACGGTGGCGCAATGGCGTGATGCGAAGAGTCGCTTGCAGGAATGGGCGCAAGCTGTTTTGCACGAGACACCTTCCTATCGCACCGTGCGGGAAGAAGGCCCGGATCACGCTAAACAGTTCACCGTTGAAGTGATCATTGGAGGGCAGGTACGGGGCCAAGGTACCGGACGAAGTAAACAAGCCGCAGAACAGGCTGCAGCACAAGCAGCTTTGGAGATGATCCTTGCGCCACCGAAAGGTGCCAATTCAGATAATCAATGA
- a CDS encoding ABC transporter ATP-binding protein: MLLSVENLEVAYGHIKALHGISFHVDQGEIVALIGANGAGKSTTLRAISRLIPVQAGSIRYDGKNLLELAPHDVVKLGVAHVPEGRRIFGNLTVMENLKLAAYNRKDRQEIARDFERIFALFPRLAERKEQRGDTLSGGEQQMLAVARALMTRGRLMLLDEPSMGLAPVLMRELFRVLREINEAGTTILLVEQNARMALRFAQRCYVLETGTIVLEGSSKELADNPAVREAYLGA, encoded by the coding sequence ATGCTGTTGTCGGTAGAGAATCTGGAGGTTGCTTACGGCCATATCAAAGCCCTGCACGGGATATCTTTTCATGTTGACCAAGGCGAGATCGTCGCCCTAATTGGAGCCAACGGAGCGGGCAAATCCACAACGCTTAGGGCTATCTCTCGCCTGATTCCCGTTCAGGCCGGCAGCATTCGCTACGATGGGAAAAATCTCCTGGAACTTGCACCTCATGACGTCGTGAAACTAGGCGTGGCCCATGTTCCAGAAGGAAGACGCATCTTTGGCAATCTGACTGTGATGGAGAACCTCAAACTAGCTGCCTACAACCGCAAAGATCGCCAAGAAATAGCGCGGGACTTTGAGCGGATATTTGCCCTCTTTCCACGCCTCGCAGAAAGGAAAGAGCAAAGAGGGGACACCTTGAGCGGAGGGGAGCAGCAGATGCTGGCCGTGGCCAGAGCGCTCATGACCCGGGGTCGCCTGATGCTGCTCGATGAACCTTCTATGGGACTGGCTCCGGTCCTGATGCGCGAGCTTTTCCGCGTGCTGCGCGAGATCAACGAAGCAGGGACTACAATCCTGCTAGTCGAACAGAATGCGCGCATGGCCCTTAGGTTTGCACAACGCTGCTACGTGCTGGAGACGGGCACGATCGTTTTGGAAGGGAGCTCCAAGGAACTGGCCGACAATCCTGCAGTGAGGGAAGCCTACCTGGGCGCATGA
- the alr gene encoding alanine racemase, whose product MTATEWQLAKLPFKGKPNWAEVDLDAIAHNTRVIKQWIGEKTELMAVVKGDGYGHGAVMVARCALQNGATRLATARVDEAIQLRQAGITAPIFVLGYVPVEEMAAVVKWGIEAPIMHWDIATALSQLSCQAGTITPVHVKVDTGMGRFGLMPDEVAGFVERLLTLPGLRFTGLYTQFATADEKDKSYAHQQFAIYKQVLQSLADKRISVPIRHVANSPTTLDLPEAHLDMVRCGTVIYGLYPSREVDHSIPLKPALSLKSRVGRVQTLPAGWGVSYGRTYIPAKPVRAALIPLGFGDGFRRALSNIGYVLIRGKRAPVIGRICMDQCIVDVSAIPDVERDDEVVFIGKQGDEEISADFIAETLQSIHYEVLTAIAARVPRVYIQNGEIVAIRTLSGLVPDTALASP is encoded by the coding sequence ATGACTGCAACGGAATGGCAACTAGCCAAACTTCCTTTCAAAGGCAAACCGAATTGGGCAGAGGTTGACCTCGATGCAATTGCCCACAATACTCGAGTGATCAAGCAGTGGATCGGCGAAAAGACAGAACTGATGGCTGTGGTCAAGGGAGACGGCTATGGTCATGGGGCTGTCATGGTAGCTAGGTGCGCCTTGCAGAATGGCGCCACCCGACTGGCCACAGCCCGAGTTGATGAGGCCATTCAACTCCGACAAGCAGGAATTACTGCCCCCATTTTTGTGCTGGGCTATGTTCCTGTCGAAGAGATGGCAGCTGTGGTAAAGTGGGGGATCGAGGCTCCCATCATGCATTGGGACATCGCCACGGCACTGTCGCAGTTGTCCTGCCAAGCAGGCACTATCACGCCTGTCCACGTGAAGGTTGATACCGGCATGGGTCGCTTTGGGCTCATGCCCGACGAAGTAGCAGGCTTTGTGGAGCGACTCCTCACCCTGCCTGGATTGCGCTTCACGGGCTTGTACACTCAGTTTGCTACGGCGGATGAGAAGGACAAATCCTATGCGCACCAGCAATTTGCTATCTATAAGCAAGTACTGCAAAGCCTGGCCGATAAAAGGATTTCCGTACCCATCCGTCATGTGGCCAACAGCCCCACTACTCTAGACCTGCCCGAGGCTCATCTGGACATGGTGAGATGCGGAACCGTCATCTATGGCCTCTATCCCTCTCGTGAAGTAGACCATTCCATTCCGCTGAAGCCTGCTCTTTCCTTGAAGAGCCGTGTTGGGCGAGTGCAGACCTTGCCGGCCGGGTGGGGGGTTAGCTACGGACGTACCTACATCCCTGCCAAACCTGTCCGTGCTGCGCTTATTCCTTTGGGCTTTGGCGATGGCTTTCGCCGCGCATTGTCCAACATCGGCTATGTCCTCATACGCGGAAAGCGCGCGCCAGTGATTGGACGAATCTGCATGGATCAATGCATCGTGGACGTCAGCGCCATTCCAGATGTGGAGCGAGATGACGAGGTCGTGTTCATTGGGAAGCAGGGGGACGAGGAAATCAGCGCTGACTTTATTGCGGAAACCCTACAAAGCATCCATTATGAAGTCCTCACGGCTATTGCTGCTCGTGTGCCGCGGGTCTATATTCAGAATGGCGAGATCGTAGCAATCAGAACGCTATCTGGGCTTGTCCCAGATACTGCTCTAGCGTCTCCATAA